Part of the Leptolyngbya sp. BL0902 genome, TTGGGCATCCGTGCCTTTCGGGTAGACTCCCCCGATCAGGTTTGGGATATTGCCCAAAAATTTTAGACCCGGTGACATCCTACACTCGGACTTTGGCATCATCAATTAGCGCAATCGCCCGGAGCGCCAAATGCTGTAGACCAGCCACAGGCCCAGCAAGCTGGCGGCGATGAACAGGGCGATGGTGAGCAGTTGCCCCTGGGAAGATTGCCGTCCGGTGGAGACAATGGCGGCTCCGATGATGAGGGCAGCGACCACGGTGCTGAAGGATCGGCGATTGGCGGCGTCGTCGATGCTGCGGCGCAGGTCATCGAGACCCTGGATTTTTAGGTTCCACTGAAGTTGTTCGGAACTGAGCCGATCTAGCAAAAAGCCGAACTGGCGCGGCGAACTGAGGGATAGGTTGCGGAACTCCAGTCCGGTACGCAGGAGGGCTTGCAGCGGGTCGTCCCCGACCAACTGATGCCGGAACAAGTCCACCATGAGGGGCCGCACTTCGTCGATCAGGTTTACCCCAGGGTTGAACTGCCGCGCCGCACCCTCTAGGTTGGCCAGGGATTTGGTGAACAGGCCCACGTTGGCGGGCCAGCGCAAGTGGTTGCTAATGCCTGCCTCCAAAATTTCGCCAAACACCACGGCGGTGCTGAATTGCTCCAAGCTCAGGCCGTAGTAGCGCCCTAGCAGGCGGGTGTAGTCGCTTTCTAGGCGGGCCAGGTTGACGGGTTGCAGGGGTTCCGCCAGTTGGAGGGTGAGCTGGGCGCAGCGTTGGGCGTCGCAACTGGCAATGGCCAGCACCATTTCGGTGAGGGTGGCGCGGGTGCGGGGGTCGAGGTGGCCCATCATGCCGCAGTCGAGCAGGGCCATGCGGCCATCGGCGAGGTAGAACATATTGCCGGGGTGGGGGTCGGCATGGAAGAAGCCATCGACAAAATACTGCTTAAAGAAGGTGCGAAACAGCAGCGTCGTCACCTGGCCTCGATGCTCTAAGGGCAAATCGGCCTTGAGTAGGGGCACTCCCTCCAGCCACGTCATCACCATTAGCCGCGAGTTGGTCAGTTCCCACACGATATCCGGCACCACCAGTTGTTTGGGGTTGTACCAGCCGCTTTGGCTGAGGTTGCGGCGCAGTTGGTCGGTGTAGTGGGCCTCGGTGAGGAAATCTAGCTCGGCGTTGAGGGCATCGGCAAACTCGTCGGCCAAGCCCACCACGTTATAGCGCTGGCCAAACTGGGTGGCCGACATCAGCCGCGCCACGTCGCGAATTAGGGCCATGTCTTGCTCTACCTGGCGTTCGATGCCGGGACGCTGCACCTTGAGGGCAACGGTGCGGCCATCCTTAAGCTGGGCACGGTGGGTTTGGGCGATGGATCCGGCGGCGATGGCGCGGTAGTTAATTTCGGCAAAAAGCTCCTCTGGTGGGTGGGGTAGGGCGGCGCGGATCTGGCGTTCGGCCTCCTGGGCGCTAACAGCGGGGACGGTGCTCTGCAAACTGCTGAGGGCTTCGATATAGCTGGGGGGGAGCAAATCGGGGCGGGTGCTGAGCAACTGGCCCAGCTTCACATACACTGGCCCTAGGGCCGTCAGAATGTTGACTAAGACCTCCGGGGGCGGGATGTCAGGCTCGTCGGTTTTGCCCCCCATCAACAGCCGCCGCATATAGTCCCAGCCGTGGCCGAGCACAATTTCCACAATTTCCCGCTGTCGGGCCAACCGAGACGCAGACACCAGAGGGACTTGCATAGACCTTCACTACCCGTTTCCGCCATACCACGCCCCTATCTTACGACCTGTGACCTAAGGCTACAGATAGGGATATACGCCCTACTCCATCTGCTAGATTAGGCTGGGCCATCGGTGGTAACGCGCTCGGAACTCTGGGGCAAGGCTTAGGGTCAAGGCGATAGCAAGCATCTAGAACCGCAAACATCTTGAGGAACACAGGGCATGATGATCAAGGCAAAGGTTGGACAAAAGCTAGGTCGGGTAACGCGAATCTCCCTGGTGGGGCTGATGATGATGCTAGGGACTGCCCTCGTCGCTGAAGCCCGCCCCCAACGATCTGCAACGACCCCAGCAATGGCCATGGGCCACGGTGGCGAAAACCATGATGCCGCCGATCACAATGCCGCCGATTACGGTGGCGAAGGCCAGGAAGCCATGGGTGACTCGGAGGAACCGATGCCAATTTCCACGGGGGCCACGGTGTCGCTCATCCCAGCGAGCCACGGCGATCACTTCGCGATGGGCTTTCCAGAGGGTTGGGTTGTCTCCCACGGAGCCACGGCCCCCCACCTGACGGCCCGCACCCCAGAGGGAGCGCCGATGATGGTCACGGAAGTAGCTTGGCAGGCCGAAGCTCCAACCCAGATCGTTCCTGCCCTGTTGAACGAGATTCGGGAAAAGGGCTACACCATGGCCCGCTACGATGCCATCGTCGTAGATGGCACCACCACCCTAAGACTGTGGCTGGCGGATTTGCCGGAGTCGGATCTGCCCTACGCCTTTATTAGCGTGGTGGGCTACAGCGATGCCACCGCCATCCTCACCAGCCGCTACGGCACCCGCAGCCCCGACCTCGATAACCTGCTGAGCCAAATCCATCAATCCTTTCGGCGCAGCACGCCGAGCACAGCGGAGCCCCACCACCCCTAATTCATGGGGGATACCCATCGCCCTGACCGTCTATTCCAGCAGCCCACCTAGGGATTGCGCCAAATGTAGCCGTCGTCGTCAATGGTGAGGGGGGTATCGGGGAAATCGCGGCGGGTGAGGCTGCGGACGAGCGTTACCCCTTTGAAGTGGTCATCGAGATAGGGCACACCGTTGCGGTCTAGGGCAACGGGGACAATGCGGCCATTGAGGAAATTGCCGCTGCCGTCGAGGTTGGCGGTGAGGATGAGGGAGGTGCCCAGGTGCCCAGCGGTGGAGAGGGTGCGGTAGCCCAGAAAATTGCCCAGGGAGTAGGCGATCAGTTTGCCGTTATGGAGTTCTAGGGCGCGGGGAACGTGGGGGCCATGGCCAAGGACAAGGTCGGCCCCATGGTCTACGACGGTGCGGGAAAAGCGGACGACGTTACCGCGATTTTCCGAGAAGAAATACTCCGTTTGGTCGCGGGTGGCGGTAGCGTCGCTGCCTTCTTTTCCGGCATGGAAGGAGACCACCACAATATCGGCGTTTTGCTCGGCCTCTTGCACCAGGGCGGCGGCGGCATCCAGGTCGTGGACGGTGTTGTGCTGGCTCAGGTGGCTAAAGCCGATGAAGGCCAGTTTGAGCCCCTTGGCCTCGGTGTAGACGATTTCCCCTTTGCGGCCCACGGCTTTGATGCCCTCCTGCTCCAGGTTGGCCAGGGTGTCGATAAAGCCCTGCTCCCCAAAATCGAAGGAATGGTTGTTGGCCACGCTCATCACATTAAAGCCCGCCACCTTTAGTACGCTGGCATACCAGGGCGGGGTGCGAAAGGCAAACACGTTGGGTCGTCCTGTGGCCTTGGGGCTGCTGCGAACTTCAGTGAGGGTGCTTTCAAAGTTGCCAAAGACAATATCGGCCTGCTGAAGCTGGTACTGAATGCCGCCAAATAGGTATTGCCAGTCTTGGGGAAGGCGATAGGTTTGATAGTTGGTGCCGGGAATGACATCCCCCACGGCATTGATAGTAAGGGTGGTGGGAGCTTGCAGGGCGTTGGTATTGAGGGCTGCAAGGCGGCGAGGATCGAAAATTGGGGTGATCTGAGGCGGTGCTGGGTTGGCCTCAGCCGCTACAGATTCCTCGGATCGTTCGGCCTCTGGTTCGCCAATGCCATCAATATAAATGCCGGGTTCTGGGGCGGCGACTGGATCTGCTCCTGGGGGGCTGGCCTGGAAATTGGTATCTGGGGCTGGGCTATCGAACGAGAAGCCATCGGGTGGTGCGGAACCGGGAGCCTCTTCCTGGGCGCTGACCTCTGAGGACAGGGGCGCAAGGGAATCAGACTGGCCATAGCGCCACTGGGCCACCGCCGCCCCTAGGCCCAAACCCAGGGCAATCAGGGCTGCTAGCCCCAAACTACTTTTAATCCGTTTGGAGCGAGCCAGGGACTGTACGAGGTCGGCGGCGCGTTCCCCTAAAGCTGGGGGCGGGGGCGGTGCGACCAAGGCCGTATCGGCAGGGATGGGGGCGGGGGTGGGAATGGCCTTGGTAGGCTGAAGAAACTCCGGCAGTTGGGGGGATTGCCGTTCTGTCTCGATGCTTGGGCCATGGGGGAGGGGTGGGGAATCCGTCCAAGTCTCTGGCAGGTAAAAGGGTTGCCGCCAGCGATCCACCTGGGGGCGATTCGTGCCATCGATCACCTCCAACCGATCCAACCCCTGAAGCGCCAGATCCGCCACCACCGCATACACCGCCGAGGCATGATCGGCAGGATGCCCCTCCCCTAGCACCGTCAGAAACACGTAAAGGGTAGTGCCTCTACGGGCCACCTCAAACCGCAGATGGGAATCCCCAAAGGACTGAGCCAGCAGCGTTTCGATGGCGCGAACATCCCCCGTTTGAGCCTGGGATTTGAGACTTTGGGAAGCGGCGGGAGGGTTAGGAGTTGGCACGGATGCAGGACAAGGCAGCTACGCCCAAATCATATCGGCTGATTTTGGGTTGAGAACACAATTTTTCAGGCCCATCAGCGGAACCAACCATCCTGGTTTCAACCGCTACAAAACGTCATAATTTAGGGGAACCCATTTCGAGAGAACCCTCTAGAGAAAACGCCCCTTACACCAAGTCTGGCTGACTTACCCTCGGTAGTTATGGGTGAGGAGACCTCACCCCTACGGTCTCCCTGTCCCCCAATCCCCCCGTCTCCCGCTCTCCCAATCCCCCTGTCCCTCTCCCCCTATGACCGCTGAACCGAATTTTGTCTTAGATCTCACCCTGGCCCTGGGCACTTCGGCCATGGGGGGCTATATCGCCCATCGCCTCAAGCAACCTGCGCTGTTGGGCTACTTGCTGACGGGGTTGATCATCGGCCCCTTTGGCTTTGGCTTGCAAACCGATGTGGAGCAAATTCAAGCCCTGGCCGAAGTGGGCATCGCCTTTCTGTTGTTTGCCCTGGGGGTAGAGTTTTCCCTGACGGAACTGAAGCGGGTGCGGGCCATTGCCCTTCAGGGGAGTGTGCTGCAAATTGGGTTAACGACGCTGCTGGTGGCCTCGGTGTCGCTGCTGTCGGGGTCGGCCCAAACTCCTTTGCAGGGGATTTTTCTAGGACTGGTACTGTCCCTGTCCTCCACCGCCGTGGTGCTCAAAACCCTGACGGAGCGGGGCGAAACCAGCACCGTCCACGGTCAAGTCATGCTGGGGCTGCTGATTGCCCAGGATTTGGCCCTGGGGCTGATGCTGGCCCTGCTGCCCGTGCTGAATCAACCCGATGCGGTGGGTTTGGCCCTGGGTTTGGCCCTGCTGAAAATTCTGGGCTTCCTGGCCGGAGCCATTGCCCTAGGCCGCTGGGTGGTGCCCCGGCTGATTCAGCACATCGCCGCCACCGAAAGCAGCGAACTGTTTTTGTTAACCGTGGTGGCCCTCTGTTTGGGGGTGGCCTGGGTGACATCCAAGCTGGGCCTCTCCATCGCCATGGGGGCCTTTGTGGCGGGGCTGATGATCTCCGAAATCGACTACGCCGACCAAGCCCTCGGCAAAATTCTGCCCCTGCGCGACACCTTCGCCTGTCTGTTTTTCGCCTCCATTGGCATGTTGATCGACCCCACCCTCATCCTCAACAACCTCAGCACCATCTTGGAACTGGTGGCGCTGATTATGGTGGGTAAGGCGCTAGTCATTTTGCCCATCGTCCTAGGCTTTGGCTACTCCCTCAACACCGCCGTCAAAACCAGCTTTGGGCTGAACCAAATTGGGGAATTTTCCTTCGTCCTCGCCCTCGGTGGCCTAGAAATGGGGCTAATTACCGAGCAGCGCTACACCCTGCTGCTGGGCACCATCGCTATTTCCCTGATGCTGACGCCCCTATGGATCGCCCTCGCCCCCCGTGTCGTAGACGGTCTTCACCGCTTGCCCATGCTGAAGGACATCCTCAACCGAGCCGAAGAACCCAAACTGCTGTCGGTGCCCTCCGACCTCAGCGACCATGTGATTGTGGCGGGCTATGGCCGAGTGGGGGAAGTGCTGGTCAACGTGCTGCTGAGCCGGGGCTACTCGGTGCTGGTGGTAGACAACAGCGAAACCGCCGTGCAGCGCCTCCGCAACCGCCATGTGCCCCTGGTGCCGATCCCCTTCGTCTATGGCGACGCCGACAACGAACTGGTGCTGGAAAAAACCCGCCTCGAAACCGCCAAAGCCCTGGCCATCACCCTGCCCGACCCCGCCACCACCCGCCTGGTGCTGCAACGCGCCCTCGCCAAGGCCCCCCACCTCGACATCATCGCCCGCTCCCACACCAACGAGGAAATCGATGTGCTGACCCAACTCGGAGCGCGGGAAGTGGTACAGCCGGAATTTGAAGCCGCCCTAGAACTCGGTTCCCACCTGCTGAATACCCTCGGCGAACCCCCCTTCGACATCCAGGCCGTCCTCACCCGCATCCGCGACGACCGCTACCGCACCATCCGCCCCGTTGCCCAAGTCGGAGAAGCCTAGCCCCGCCTCCAGCAGCTCCCAGAATTTGGGGATTTCCGAGGGGTTGAGGTCGCCGACAGGGGGGGTGGATTTGGTATGATTCAATCCCCGCCGAGGGAGAGCCCATGGTGCAGAATGCCGCCCCAAGTCCCCAAAATCGCTATCTAGCCGACCACGTTGATCGGCTGCGCTACAGCTTTCGCCGTCTGCTGGGAGAAGACCTGATCGACCCGACCCTCTCCGATGTAGCCGCTGCCCAGGCGTTGTACGAAGCGCCCTTTGTGGTGGTCTCCCACGGCACCGAGGCCGACCCCATCTTCAACTACGCCAACCGCATGGCCCAGCAGCTCTTCGAGTTGTCCTGGGAAGACTTTACCGCGCTGCCCTCCCGGCT contains:
- a CDS encoding ABC1 kinase family protein produces the protein MQVPLVSASRLARQREIVEIVLGHGWDYMRRLLMGGKTDEPDIPPPEVLVNILTALGPVYVKLGQLLSTRPDLLPPSYIEALSSLQSTVPAVSAQEAERQIRAALPHPPEELFAEINYRAIAAGSIAQTHRAQLKDGRTVALKVQRPGIERQVEQDMALIRDVARLMSATQFGQRYNVVGLADEFADALNAELDFLTEAHYTDQLRRNLSQSGWYNPKQLVVPDIVWELTNSRLMVMTWLEGVPLLKADLPLEHRGQVTTLLFRTFFKQYFVDGFFHADPHPGNMFYLADGRMALLDCGMMGHLDPRTRATLTEMVLAIASCDAQRCAQLTLQLAEPLQPVNLARLESDYTRLLGRYYGLSLEQFSTAVVFGEILEAGISNHLRWPANVGLFTKSLANLEGAARQFNPGVNLIDEVRPLMVDLFRHQLVGDDPLQALLRTGLEFRNLSLSSPRQFGFLLDRLSSEQLQWNLKIQGLDDLRRSIDDAANRRSFSTVVAALIIGAAIVSTGRQSSQGQLLTIALFIAASLLGLWLVYSIWRSGRLR
- a CDS encoding CapA family protein; protein product: MPTPNPPAASQSLKSQAQTGDVRAIETLLAQSFGDSHLRFEVARRGTTLYVFLTVLGEGHPADHASAVYAVVADLALQGLDRLEVIDGTNRPQVDRWRQPFYLPETWTDSPPLPHGPSIETERQSPQLPEFLQPTKAIPTPAPIPADTALVAPPPPPALGERAADLVQSLARSKRIKSSLGLAALIALGLGLGAAVAQWRYGQSDSLAPLSSEVSAQEEAPGSAPPDGFSFDSPAPDTNFQASPPGADPVAAPEPGIYIDGIGEPEAERSEESVAAEANPAPPQITPIFDPRRLAALNTNALQAPTTLTINAVGDVIPGTNYQTYRLPQDWQYLFGGIQYQLQQADIVFGNFESTLTEVRSSPKATGRPNVFAFRTPPWYASVLKVAGFNVMSVANNHSFDFGEQGFIDTLANLEQEGIKAVGRKGEIVYTEAKGLKLAFIGFSHLSQHNTVHDLDAAAALVQEAEQNADIVVVSFHAGKEGSDATATRDQTEYFFSENRGNVVRFSRTVVDHGADLVLGHGPHVPRALELHNGKLIAYSLGNFLGYRTLSTAGHLGTSLILTANLDGSGNFLNGRIVPVALDRNGVPYLDDHFKGVTLVRSLTRRDFPDTPLTIDDDGYIWRNP
- a CDS encoding cation:proton antiporter; amino-acid sequence: MTAEPNFVLDLTLALGTSAMGGYIAHRLKQPALLGYLLTGLIIGPFGFGLQTDVEQIQALAEVGIAFLLFALGVEFSLTELKRVRAIALQGSVLQIGLTTLLVASVSLLSGSAQTPLQGIFLGLVLSLSSTAVVLKTLTERGETSTVHGQVMLGLLIAQDLALGLMLALLPVLNQPDAVGLALGLALLKILGFLAGAIALGRWVVPRLIQHIAATESSELFLLTVVALCLGVAWVTSKLGLSIAMGAFVAGLMISEIDYADQALGKILPLRDTFACLFFASIGMLIDPTLILNNLSTILELVALIMVGKALVILPIVLGFGYSLNTAVKTSFGLNQIGEFSFVLALGGLEMGLITEQRYTLLLGTIAISLMLTPLWIALAPRVVDGLHRLPMLKDILNRAEEPKLLSVPSDLSDHVIVAGYGRVGEVLVNVLLSRGYSVLVVDNSETAVQRLRNRHVPLVPIPFVYGDADNELVLEKTRLETAKALAITLPDPATTRLVLQRALAKAPHLDIIARSHTNEEIDVLTQLGAREVVQPEFEAALELGSHLLNTLGEPPFDIQAVLTRIRDDRYRTIRPVAQVGEA
- a CDS encoding MEKHLA domain-containing protein, whose translation is MVQNAAPSPQNRYLADHVDRLRYSFRRLLGEDLIDPTLSDVAAAQALYEAPFVVVSHGTEADPIFNYANRMAQQLFELSWEDFTALPSRLSAELPNRAERAQLLATVAQQGFIRDYAGVRIAKSGRRFTIQNAIVWNVSDGAGTPCGQAALFHQWQSLEDDDEPGRMR